From a single Ciona intestinalis unplaced genomic scaffold, KH HT000170.2, whole genome shotgun sequence genomic region:
- the LOC104266693 gene encoding homeobox protein ceh-22-like encodes MHATKSSSFSVRDILQMPGHPTQWYHSNSDYGMPDDKRDYYEQERDKGIKEYDHSDVITGHSDIMTGHNTFQPPPYFHNDSINEHAIESTLTEDQADVTSSQLTSYPASGSSQSRDENISRESLDHVVADDVINDSCFIRHNEKPTSPDSDVIMNKRDEVEKRRKRRVLFSKQQTYELDRRFRHQKYLSAPEREALANTIGVNAHA; translated from the exons ATGCACGCAACCAAAAGCAGCAGTTTTTCTGTGAGGGATATTCTACAAATGCCCGGccatccaacccagtggtatcATAGCAACAGTGATTATGGGATGCCTGATGATAAGAGAGATTATTACGAACAAGAGAGAGACAAAGGCATCAAGGAATATGatcatagtgacgtcataacggGTCATAGTGACATAATGACCGGTCACAATACATTTCAACCACCCCCTTATTTTCACAACGATTCGATTAACGAACACGCCATAGAAAGCACATTAACGGAAGATCAAgcggatgtgacgtcatcacagcTTACGTCATACCCTGCTAGCGGTTCCAGCCAATCACGAGATGAGAATATTTCGCGGGAAAGTTTGGACCACGTGGtcgctgatgacgtcattaacg ATTCGTGTTTCATACGTCACAATGAGAAACCGACAAGCCctgatagtgacgtcataatgaacaAACGCGATGAGGTAGAGAAGCGTCGAAAACGAAGGGTTTTGTTCTCGAAGCAACAAACATACGAACTAGATCGACGGTTTCGACATCAAAAGTATTTGTCGGCGCCAGAGAGGGAGGCGTTGGCGAATACTATCGGNGTTAACGCCCACGCAG